The Microbacterium paraoxydans genome includes a window with the following:
- a CDS encoding PfkB family carbohydrate kinase translates to MTTETSPGGAAVVIGDALIDEIRDEAGVREFVGGAALNVAVGLRRLGIPTTLIAMVGEDVAGAHIREYLADHGVRLIASAAPHGSSRAVVTRTANGEPSYVFNRAAQERTVRYSDEAKAAIAGADIVAVSCFPFDVPAEVEALAAAVEGARLAIDPNPRTGMLSDREEFVRGFERLAARADLVKVGADDADVLYDGDLDTLRARLRGLGVTAVLATAGADGAVLESDAGSVSAPISALPGRVVDTVGAGDATLAAVAAGLVDGAPKAVEGWSALLERAMDVAAATCRAEGGLLRTPESLAAADRGVHGS, encoded by the coding sequence GTGACCACTGAGACTTCCCCCGGCGGCGCGGCCGTCGTCATCGGAGACGCCCTGATCGACGAGATCCGGGATGAGGCCGGCGTCCGCGAGTTCGTCGGCGGAGCCGCCCTGAACGTCGCGGTGGGGCTGCGCCGGCTCGGAATCCCCACGACGCTCATCGCGATGGTGGGGGAGGACGTCGCCGGCGCGCACATCCGCGAGTATCTGGCCGATCACGGCGTGCGGCTGATCGCGAGCGCGGCACCGCACGGGTCGTCGCGGGCCGTCGTGACCCGGACCGCGAACGGCGAGCCGAGCTACGTCTTCAACCGCGCGGCCCAGGAGCGGACCGTCCGGTACTCCGACGAGGCGAAGGCTGCCATCGCCGGCGCGGACATCGTCGCGGTGAGCTGCTTCCCCTTCGATGTCCCGGCCGAGGTCGAGGCCCTCGCCGCCGCGGTGGAGGGCGCGCGGCTGGCGATCGACCCGAATCCCCGCACCGGGATGCTGTCCGACCGCGAGGAGTTCGTCCGCGGCTTCGAGCGGCTGGCCGCGCGGGCGGACCTGGTGAAGGTCGGCGCCGACGATGCCGACGTGCTCTATGACGGCGACCTCGACACCCTGCGCGCGCGGCTCCGGGGCCTCGGCGTCACGGCGGTGCTGGCGACGGCCGGAGCGGACGGCGCCGTGCTCGAATCGGACGCCGGGTCGGTCTCGGCCCCCATCTCGGCGCTGCCGGGTCGGGTGGTCGATACCGTGGGCGCGGGGGACGCGACGCTCGCCGCCGTCGCCGCCGGACTGGTGGACGGGGCCCCGAAGGCGGTCGAAGGATGGTCCGCCCTGCTCGAGCGCGCGATGGATGTGGCCGCCGCGACCTGCCGCGCCGAGGGCGGGCTGCTGCGCACACCGGAGTCGCTGGCCGCCGCCGACCGCGGCGTGCACGGGAGCTGA
- a CDS encoding FBP domain-containing protein produces the protein MRPLTEADVRASFVNADADELRVIEMPHDFLLVDWDYLDFFAWRDPSAGKRGYVLIPHEGRVVGVVLRASEPGRGRSGMCNICHTMQPGNQVALFAARRTGEAGERGDSVGTYICADLSCHENVRLAHPLAPNEIRAAGQVDFRLDGTRRRMERFVARVWEGA, from the coding sequence ATGCGACCTCTCACCGAAGCCGACGTCCGGGCCTCGTTCGTGAACGCGGACGCCGACGAGCTGCGCGTCATAGAGATGCCGCACGACTTCCTCCTCGTGGACTGGGACTACCTCGACTTCTTCGCCTGGCGCGACCCGAGCGCCGGCAAGCGCGGCTACGTCCTCATCCCGCACGAGGGACGCGTGGTCGGCGTGGTGCTGCGGGCGTCGGAACCAGGGCGCGGGCGCTCGGGCATGTGCAACATCTGCCACACGATGCAGCCGGGCAACCAGGTGGCGCTGTTCGCGGCGCGACGCACGGGAGAGGCGGGGGAGCGCGGCGACTCGGTCGGCACCTACATCTGCGCCGATCTGTCCTGCCACGAGAACGTGCGCCTGGCGCATCCGCTCGCACCGAACGAGATCCGGGCGGCGGGACAGGTCGACTTCCGGCTCGATGGCACCCGGCGGCGGATGGAGCGGTTCGTGGCTCGCGTCTGGGAGGGCGCCTGA
- a CDS encoding enoyl-CoA hydratase/isomerase family protein, translated as MSDAILFAVDEGMARLTLNRPTRLNAFNADLAYAWRDATVEATSRDDVQAILIDAAGPAFCAGGDVIDMATTMGSSGAEITALAEVINTGIRALTESSVPVVAAAHGTTAGGGLGILLATDYAVVGSRSQLGSLYANIGLTPDLSVSAQLARAVGQRRALQLVLQDRLLTAAEALDWGLVAEVVEGEDGRTEADRVRARAEEVARFWLAGAADAYGQAKRLVRSQPERTFAEQLSEEARSIGAALETPDAQARVAAFAAASAKKAG; from the coding sequence ATGAGTGATGCCATCCTGTTCGCCGTCGACGAGGGGATGGCGCGGCTCACGCTCAACCGTCCGACCCGCCTCAACGCCTTCAACGCCGATCTGGCGTACGCCTGGCGGGATGCGACCGTCGAGGCGACGTCGCGCGACGACGTGCAGGCCATCCTCATCGACGCGGCGGGACCGGCGTTCTGCGCGGGCGGTGACGTGATCGACATGGCGACGACCATGGGGTCGTCCGGGGCGGAGATCACCGCGCTGGCGGAGGTCATCAACACGGGGATCCGCGCGCTCACGGAGTCGAGCGTCCCCGTGGTCGCCGCGGCGCACGGGACGACGGCCGGTGGCGGACTCGGCATCCTGCTCGCCACGGACTACGCGGTGGTGGGCTCGCGGTCGCAGCTCGGGAGCCTGTACGCGAACATCGGCCTCACGCCCGACCTCTCCGTGTCGGCGCAGCTCGCGCGGGCCGTGGGTCAGCGCCGTGCCCTCCAGCTCGTGCTGCAGGACCGGCTGCTCACGGCCGCGGAGGCTCTCGACTGGGGTCTGGTGGCCGAGGTCGTGGAGGGCGAGGACGGCAGGACGGAGGCCGACCGGGTCCGTGCGCGGGCCGAGGAGGTCGCGCGGTTCTGGCTCGCCGGTGCCGCCGACGCGTACGGGCAGGCCAAGCGGCTGGTGCGGTCGCAGCCGGAGCGCACCTTCGCCGAGCAGCTGAGCGAGGAGGCCCGGTCCATCGGCGCCGCCCTGGAGACCCCGGACGCACAGGCGCGGGTCGCGGCCTTCGCGGCGGCCTCCGCGAAGAAGGCCGGCTGA
- a CDS encoding inositol monophosphatase family protein: MDALELSALATEIAEEAGALARTRRREGVRLAATKSTLADIVTEADREVEALIRERLRAARPADGFLGEESGAATGDSGITWVVDPIDGTVNYAYGIPAYNVSIAAVSGPPEPDAWEALAAAVHAPAIGETFAAARGHGAWSDGVRLAVTAVTDAGALLATGFGYDPATHDGDLATVRRVMPIARDLRRMGSAALDLAYVAAGRLDGYFERGLKPWDHAAGALLVQEAGGRVSRIDRESPRPFLIAGGVTVHDRLRDILDEEKP, encoded by the coding sequence ATCGACGCTCTCGAGCTCAGCGCGCTGGCGACGGAGATCGCCGAGGAGGCGGGTGCGCTCGCCCGTACCCGACGCCGGGAGGGCGTCCGGCTCGCGGCGACCAAGTCGACGCTCGCCGACATCGTGACCGAGGCGGACCGCGAGGTGGAGGCGCTCATCCGCGAGCGACTGCGCGCGGCGCGGCCGGCGGACGGTTTCCTCGGCGAGGAGTCGGGGGCGGCCACCGGCGACAGCGGCATCACGTGGGTGGTCGACCCCATCGACGGCACGGTGAACTACGCCTACGGCATCCCCGCGTACAACGTGAGCATCGCGGCCGTCAGCGGCCCTCCGGAGCCCGACGCATGGGAGGCGCTGGCCGCCGCCGTGCACGCGCCCGCCATCGGCGAGACCTTCGCGGCCGCTCGCGGGCACGGTGCCTGGTCGGACGGCGTCCGGCTCGCGGTGACCGCGGTGACCGACGCCGGGGCACTCCTGGCGACCGGGTTCGGCTACGACCCGGCGACGCACGACGGCGACCTCGCGACGGTCCGCCGGGTGATGCCCATCGCCCGGGATCTCCGCCGTATGGGTTCGGCGGCCCTGGACCTGGCCTACGTGGCGGCGGGCCGACTGGACGGATACTTCGAGCGCGGCCTCAAACCGTGGGATCACGCGGCGGGTGCCCTGCTCGTCCAGGAAGCGGGTGGGCGCGTGAGCCGGATCGACCGGGAATCGCCGCGGCCCTTCCTGATCGCGGGTGGCGTGACCGTGCACGACCGACTCCGGGATATCCTCGATGAGGAAAAACCCTGA
- a CDS encoding M23 family metallopeptidase: MIALAAVIPLSRRAARQRQAEVPPVPVAPEEPFIAAAAPAIADVPAVPVVAEIVEKSEDTVPVEDIAPASEPFVAEADAEGDAFERASRAFRETGSIPTPSASRRSAFVANAASQTAPNIGTAGLAAVGPRRTRRIRKTLAAGATVGAMGLAGLLAVSMTLPAEAVAAAQGGSLASTSLVTAAAADAAGSADDEIQAFVAPSGVQNEPLSRADNFSTVSLVEVAAEQGINYSGEIFTNDPDAAIQWPFLVGVGMSYGYGMRSGRLHEGIDFVPGNGAPIQAIADGTVRIATEQGAAYGVTVYIDHVIDGSVITSHYSHMQYGSLQVKAGDKVKVGDIVGKTGNTGRSYGAHLHFELIVNGTTIDPMPWLKKNAGRTSLTSEE, translated from the coding sequence GTGATCGCCCTCGCTGCTGTCATCCCCCTGTCCCGTCGCGCCGCGCGTCAGCGCCAGGCCGAGGTGCCCCCGGTGCCGGTCGCACCCGAGGAGCCCTTCATCGCCGCGGCTGCACCCGCCATCGCCGATGTCCCCGCGGTGCCCGTCGTCGCCGAGATCGTCGAGAAGTCCGAAGACACGGTCCCGGTCGAGGACATCGCCCCGGCATCCGAGCCCTTCGTCGCCGAGGCTGACGCCGAGGGCGACGCCTTCGAGCGCGCCTCCCGCGCCTTCCGTGAGACCGGCTCCATCCCGACGCCGTCGGCGTCCCGCCGTTCGGCTTTCGTCGCGAACGCCGCATCGCAGACCGCGCCGAACATCGGCACCGCCGGCCTCGCGGCCGTCGGTCCTCGCCGCACCCGCCGCATCCGCAAGACCCTCGCCGCCGGTGCCACCGTCGGCGCGATGGGGCTCGCCGGACTCCTGGCCGTGTCCATGACCCTGCCCGCGGAGGCCGTCGCGGCCGCCCAGGGCGGATCGCTCGCCTCGACGTCCCTCGTCACGGCGGCTGCCGCCGATGCGGCAGGCTCGGCGGACGACGAGATCCAGGCCTTCGTCGCGCCGTCGGGCGTGCAGAACGAGCCGCTCTCGCGCGCCGACAACTTCAGCACGGTCTCGCTCGTCGAGGTCGCGGCCGAGCAGGGCATCAACTACTCCGGCGAGATCTTCACGAACGACCCGGACGCCGCCATCCAGTGGCCGTTCCTCGTCGGAGTGGGCATGAGCTACGGCTACGGCATGCGCAGCGGCCGCCTCCACGAGGGCATCGACTTCGTGCCGGGCAACGGTGCGCCCATCCAGGCGATCGCCGACGGCACCGTCCGCATCGCGACCGAGCAGGGCGCCGCCTACGGTGTCACGGTCTACATCGACCACGTCATCGACGGCTCGGTCATCACGAGCCACTACTCGCACATGCAGTACGGCTCGCTGCAGGTGAAGGCGGGCGACAAGGTCAAGGTCGGCGACATCGTCGGCAAGACCGGTAACACCGGCCGCTCCTACGGGGCGCACCTGCACTTCGAGCTCATCGTGAACGGGACGACCATCGACCCGATGCCGTGGCTCAAGAAGAACGCCGGACGCACGTCGCTCACCTCGGAGGAGTGA
- a CDS encoding CPBP family intramembrane glutamic endopeptidase gives MIDAAPHRSAWRRFWDRGGWWRALLLAAVYYGHYQLFSLAFLPLAAQVDDPASAAGVLVYDVLPILVGGLLLIGFIASVGWRRPVFGRQPIRGAGWMWIAIVAVLLFNVLRFLTIDYGSVGLDVVATWLLAGLAIGFAEEVLTRGLVVKMMRDAGARELVVAVISAAIFAALHAGNLLTGQNLLATLFQLVYTFAFGICMYLALRVTRTIVAPILLHASTDPSIFLQTLHPAEGGLTAFAALGNIVVVVVGLVLMIFIRGRVRTSAPDAFAPQR, from the coding sequence GTGATCGACGCCGCACCGCACCGTTCCGCCTGGCGGCGCTTCTGGGATCGCGGAGGCTGGTGGCGCGCCCTCCTGCTCGCGGCGGTGTACTACGGCCACTATCAGCTGTTCTCGCTCGCCTTCCTCCCGCTGGCCGCGCAGGTCGACGACCCGGCCAGCGCAGCCGGCGTCCTCGTCTACGACGTCCTTCCGATCCTCGTCGGGGGTCTCCTGCTCATCGGGTTCATCGCCTCGGTCGGGTGGCGGCGCCCCGTGTTCGGGCGCCAGCCGATCCGGGGAGCGGGATGGATGTGGATCGCGATCGTCGCGGTCCTGCTGTTCAACGTCCTCCGCTTCCTCACGATCGACTATGGCAGCGTCGGGTTGGATGTTGTCGCGACCTGGCTGCTCGCGGGACTCGCCATCGGCTTCGCGGAAGAGGTCCTCACCCGCGGCCTCGTCGTGAAGATGATGCGGGACGCGGGGGCGCGCGAGCTCGTCGTCGCGGTGATCTCTGCGGCGATCTTCGCCGCTCTTCACGCCGGCAACCTTCTGACCGGGCAGAACCTCCTCGCGACGCTCTTCCAGCTCGTGTACACGTTCGCGTTCGGCATCTGCATGTACCTCGCGCTCCGCGTCACCCGGACCATCGTCGCCCCGATCCTCCTGCACGCAAGCACCGACCCGAGCATCTTCCTGCAGACGCTGCACCCCGCCGAGGGTGGGCTGACGGCGTTCGCGGCTCTGGGGAACATCGTGGTGGTCGTCGTGGGTCTCGTGCTGATGATCTTCATCCGCGGTCGCGTCCGCACCTCCGCACCCGACGCCTTCGCCCCTCAGCGCTGA